One genomic window of Anaeromyxobacter diazotrophicus includes the following:
- a CDS encoding S66 peptidase family protein produces the protein MIRPPHLRPGDVVHVVAPSGPVDPANLAAGVAVLRDVMGLDVRMRPDVEARRGYLAGDDGRRLAEWREAASDREARAIFCARGGYGAMHLLPRLEPARLLHPPKWVVGFSDVTVLHAALNRAGLVTLHGPLVTTLGRATPEALAHLRALLFGTEAPAPDGRGVPGPGQGCVGTAVIRPGRAAGTLLGGSLTLLAHLCGTPWLPPLQGAVLFLEDVGEKPYRLDRYLTQLRLAGALDGVRAVVVGHLTACDADGLTGAEVVRELVHALGVPAIEGVAAGHADHNLALPLGSVVTLVAPEPGEEGPPRLLFDPGTAA, from the coding sequence TTGATCCGGCCCCCGCACCTCCGCCCCGGCGACGTGGTCCACGTGGTAGCGCCCTCCGGCCCGGTCGATCCCGCCAACCTGGCGGCGGGGGTCGCCGTGCTGCGGGACGTCATGGGCCTCGACGTGCGCATGCGCCCCGACGTCGAGGCGCGCCGCGGCTACCTCGCCGGCGACGACGGCCGGCGGCTGGCCGAGTGGCGCGAGGCGGCGAGCGACCGCGAGGCGCGGGCCATCTTCTGCGCGCGCGGGGGCTACGGCGCGATGCACCTCCTGCCGCGGCTCGAGCCGGCCCGGCTGCTGCACCCGCCGAAGTGGGTGGTCGGCTTCTCCGACGTGACCGTCCTCCACGCGGCGCTCAACCGCGCCGGGCTCGTCACCCTGCACGGGCCGCTCGTCACCACGCTCGGCCGCGCCACCCCCGAGGCGCTCGCGCACCTGCGCGCGCTGCTCTTCGGGACGGAAGCGCCCGCGCCGGACGGGCGGGGCGTGCCCGGGCCGGGGCAGGGGTGCGTGGGCACCGCCGTCATCCGCCCCGGTCGCGCCGCCGGGACGCTCCTCGGCGGCTCGCTCACGCTGCTCGCGCACCTGTGCGGCACGCCGTGGCTGCCGCCGCTCCAGGGCGCGGTGCTCTTCCTGGAGGACGTGGGCGAGAAGCCGTACCGGCTCGACCGCTACCTGACGCAGCTCCGGCTGGCCGGCGCGCTCGACGGCGTGCGGGCGGTGGTGGTCGGTCACCTCACCGCCTGCGACGCGGACGGGCTGACCGGCGCCGAGGTCGTGCGCGAGCTCGTCCACGCGCTCGGCGTGCCGGCCATCGAAGGGGTGGCGGCCGGGCACGCCGACCACAACCTCGCCCTGCCGCTCGGGTCGGTGGTGACGCTGGTGGCGCCGGAGCCCGGCGAGGAGGGCCCGCCGCGGCTCCTCTTCGACCCGGGGACCGCGGCGTGA
- a CDS encoding serine hydrolase domain-containing protein: protein MTAGRLELVAEVLEQARRDGVAPALAAEVRAEGRVVHASLHGDAQLVPERRPAGPATLFDVASLTKVMATTSLAALLADAGALDLDAPARRWLPELPPDKAALTARLLLAHASGLPAWRPLHAAAAGARDVLAAAAATPLEAPPGARAVYSDLGFILLGALVERCGGAPLDEAFEARVARPLGLASTFFLRAGSTAARERCARHDFAAARRTPARGVIAGAVDDDNAFAMGGVAGHAGLFSSAADVAALGQAWLDALGGRSRWLSAAAAARFAARDPTPGSERALGWDTPSREGSSLGGRLGRGPRGALGHLGFTGCSLWLDRDRELVCALLTNHVHPAGPDRPRLKALRARFHDAVAAGLGIG from the coding sequence GTGACCGCGGGCCGGCTCGAGCTGGTCGCGGAGGTGCTGGAGCAGGCCCGGCGCGACGGCGTCGCCCCGGCGCTCGCGGCGGAGGTGAGGGCCGAGGGGCGCGTCGTGCACGCGAGCCTCCACGGCGACGCGCAGCTCGTCCCGGAGCGGCGGCCGGCCGGGCCGGCCACCCTGTTCGACGTCGCCTCGCTGACCAAGGTCATGGCGACCACCTCCCTGGCGGCGCTGCTCGCCGACGCGGGCGCGCTCGACCTGGACGCGCCGGCGCGGCGCTGGCTGCCCGAGCTGCCGCCCGACAAGGCGGCGCTCACCGCGCGGCTGCTGCTCGCCCACGCCAGCGGGCTCCCCGCCTGGCGGCCGCTCCACGCGGCGGCCGCCGGCGCCCGGGACGTGCTCGCGGCGGCGGCCGCGACGCCGCTCGAGGCGCCCCCCGGCGCGCGGGCGGTCTACTCCGACCTCGGGTTCATCCTCCTCGGGGCGCTCGTCGAGCGCTGCGGCGGCGCGCCCCTCGACGAGGCGTTCGAGGCGCGGGTGGCGCGCCCGCTCGGGCTCGCGTCCACCTTCTTCCTGCGCGCCGGCTCGACGGCCGCGCGCGAGCGGTGCGCCCGGCACGACTTCGCCGCCGCCCGCCGCACGCCCGCTCGCGGCGTCATCGCCGGCGCGGTGGACGACGACAACGCGTTCGCGATGGGCGGCGTGGCCGGGCACGCCGGGCTGTTCTCGAGCGCGGCCGACGTGGCGGCGCTGGGGCAGGCCTGGCTCGACGCCCTGGGCGGCCGCTCGCGCTGGCTCTCGGCCGCCGCCGCCGCCCGCTTCGCCGCGCGCGACCCCACGCCGGGCAGCGAGCGCGCGCTGGGGTGGGACACCCCCTCGCGCGAGGGCTCGTCGCTGGGCGGGCGGCTCGGCCGCGGTCCGCGCGGCGCGCTCGGGCACCTCGGGTTCACGGGCTGCTCGCTCTGGCTCGACCGCGACCGTGAGCTGGTCTGCGCGCTCCTCACCAACCACGTTCACCCAGCCGGGCCGGATCGGCCCCGGCTGAAGGCGCTCCGGGCCCGCTTCCACGACGCGGTGGCCGCGGGGCTCGGCATCGGATAG
- the mpl gene encoding UDP-N-acetylmuramate:L-alanyl-gamma-D-glutamyl-meso-diaminopimelate ligase, whose protein sequence is MDYKGVKRIHLIGVAGTGMGSFAGMLKAAGYEVTGSDENVYPPMSTQLERWGIEVMTPYAPGNLDRARPDLVVVGNVVRAVNPEATAMRERGLAHVSFPQALGDLFIAPRHGVVVVGTHGKTTTTAMMGALLHHAGRDPSFLVGGVTRDFESNFRLGAGPHFAVEGDEYDTAYFDKGPKFLHYHPRTAIFTSCELDHADIYRDEAHYESAFERFAELLPADGFLAACAAYESVLRIAKRARCEVETYAVGRPADWEARALELRPDGAHFDLVRGGRTLLRARLAVGGAHNVENALGVAAAATRLGLSPEEIAAGFADFRGVKRRQEVRGVAGGVTVVDDFAHHPTAVAKTLQAIRGTFPEGRILACFEPRSNTSRRNLHQHEYVTAWPCAAEVFILRPAPTDRVPEAERLDVDRLAREISAAGPPAHACASVEEVVAGVVRSARPGDVVVAMSNGAFGGIWDKLLAALGR, encoded by the coding sequence ATGGACTACAAGGGCGTGAAGCGGATCCACCTCATCGGCGTGGCCGGCACCGGCATGGGCAGCTTCGCCGGGATGCTGAAGGCGGCGGGGTACGAGGTGACGGGCTCGGACGAGAACGTCTACCCGCCCATGTCGACGCAGCTCGAGCGGTGGGGCATCGAGGTCATGACGCCCTACGCGCCCGGGAACCTCGACCGCGCCCGGCCGGACCTGGTGGTGGTGGGGAACGTGGTGCGCGCGGTGAACCCGGAGGCGACCGCCATGCGCGAGCGCGGGCTCGCCCACGTCTCCTTCCCGCAGGCGCTGGGCGATCTCTTCATCGCGCCGCGGCACGGGGTGGTGGTGGTCGGCACGCACGGCAAGACCACCACCACCGCCATGATGGGCGCCCTCCTCCACCACGCCGGGCGCGATCCTTCTTTCCTGGTGGGCGGGGTGACCCGCGACTTCGAGTCGAACTTCCGGCTGGGGGCGGGGCCGCACTTCGCGGTCGAGGGGGACGAGTACGACACGGCCTACTTCGACAAGGGCCCCAAGTTCCTGCACTACCACCCGCGCACCGCCATCTTCACGAGCTGCGAGCTCGACCACGCCGACATCTACCGCGACGAGGCGCACTACGAGAGCGCCTTCGAGCGGTTCGCCGAGCTCCTGCCGGCGGACGGCTTCCTGGCGGCCTGCGCCGCCTACGAGAGCGTGCTGCGCATCGCGAAGCGGGCCCGCTGCGAGGTGGAGACCTACGCCGTAGGCCGGCCCGCCGACTGGGAGGCGCGCGCGCTCGAGCTCCGCCCCGACGGCGCGCACTTCGACCTCGTCCGCGGTGGCCGCACCCTGCTCCGCGCGCGGCTGGCGGTGGGGGGCGCGCACAACGTCGAGAACGCGCTCGGCGTCGCGGCCGCGGCGACCCGGCTGGGCCTCTCGCCCGAGGAGATCGCGGCCGGGTTCGCGGACTTCCGCGGCGTGAAGCGGCGGCAGGAGGTGCGCGGGGTGGCGGGCGGCGTGACGGTGGTGGACGACTTCGCCCACCACCCCACCGCGGTCGCGAAGACGCTGCAGGCGATCCGCGGCACCTTCCCGGAGGGCCGCATCCTCGCCTGCTTCGAGCCGCGCTCGAACACGAGCCGCCGCAACCTCCACCAGCACGAGTACGTGACCGCCTGGCCCTGCGCGGCCGAGGTGTTCATCCTGCGGCCGGCGCCGACCGATCGCGTGCCGGAGGCGGAGCGGCTCGACGTGGACCGGCTGGCGCGCGAGATCTCCGCCGCGGGGCCGCCCGCGCACGCCTGCGCCAGCGTCGAGGAGGTCGTGGCGGGGGTGGTGCGGAGCGCCCGGCCGGGCGACGTGGTGGTCGCCATGTCGAACGGCGCGTTCGGCGGGATCTGGGACAAGCTGCTCGCGGCGCTCGGGCGCTGA
- a CDS encoding TlpA disulfide reductase family protein — protein sequence MGRPLTLAAPGLDGQPVDVGAERGRVRIVDFWATWCEPCRDALPALDALARDLGPRGLSVYGVSIDADRGQIARFLEQHPVAFPVLWDKDAVLVGRFDVTTMPATLIVDRGGVIRHVHQGWEKGRAALERREVEALLAEP from the coding sequence GTGGGGCGCCCGCTCACCCTGGCCGCGCCGGGGCTGGACGGCCAGCCGGTCGACGTCGGCGCCGAGCGCGGGCGGGTGCGCATCGTCGACTTCTGGGCCACCTGGTGCGAGCCGTGCCGCGACGCGCTGCCGGCCCTCGACGCGCTCGCGCGCGACCTGGGGCCGCGCGGCCTCTCCGTCTACGGCGTGTCCATCGACGCCGACCGCGGCCAGATCGCGCGCTTCCTGGAGCAGCACCCGGTGGCCTTCCCGGTGCTGTGGGACAAGGACGCCGTGCTGGTCGGCCGCTTCGACGTGACCACCATGCCGGCGACGCTGATCGTCGACCGCGGCGGGGTGATCCGGCACGTGCACCAGGGCTGGGAGAAGGGCCGCGCCGCGCTCGAGCGGCGCGAGGTGGAGGCGCTCCTCGCGGAGCCCTGA
- a CDS encoding histone deacetylase, with product MPPRVLHRLRNRLTRRALPVWYSPAYRLPLSGLGAAVGLEPRRADYVSWWLQDSQALAPECLRTPRLVTWDDLDRVHTLELLESLGRPETLARIFAVDPSDVHVDELLTTVRLACGGTLEAAREALRRRGPTLNLQGGFHHAGPGSAGGFCPVNDVAVAIAALRAEGFGGRVVVLDLDAHPPDGLAGCLQHDPSAWIGSISGSDWGPLPSVDETVLREGASDALYLSALSALLGRMPRPALAFVLAGGDVLAGDRFGRLALTLGGARRRDAAVARALASAPSVWLPAGGYSRDAWRVLAGTGMVLAARSEAPIPPAYDPLSRRFSGIFGQLSLQELGEVDFSTADLEEALGLERRRGQRLFLGYYTAAGLEQVLHRYGFLEHLRRLGYGSFRVALDSDGTGERLRVHGEADGREHLLIELVLERKKVLGAEVLYVHWLSLRHPRAHFSAVHPRLPGQDVPGLGLAREVGELLAAIARRLELAGVVFRPAHFHTAFSARHHFVFVDPGRQGRFEALVRDLSHLELAAASEAVAQGRVLLDGQPYAWEADEMAYWPKRPVDDGRAEAVARERERRRFTVRSA from the coding sequence TTGCCCCCGCGCGTCCTCCACCGGCTCCGCAACCGCCTCACCCGCCGCGCCCTGCCGGTCTGGTACTCGCCCGCCTACCGCCTGCCCCTGAGCGGGCTGGGGGCGGCGGTGGGGCTCGAGCCGCGCCGCGCCGACTACGTGAGCTGGTGGCTCCAGGACAGCCAGGCGCTCGCGCCGGAGTGCCTGCGCACCCCGCGACTCGTCACCTGGGACGACCTCGACCGCGTGCACACGCTGGAGCTGCTCGAGTCGCTGGGCCGGCCCGAGACCCTGGCCCGCATCTTCGCCGTCGACCCCTCGGACGTGCACGTCGACGAGCTCCTCACCACGGTCCGCCTCGCCTGCGGCGGGACGCTCGAGGCGGCCCGGGAGGCGCTGCGCCGGCGCGGCCCCACCCTCAACCTCCAGGGCGGGTTCCACCACGCCGGCCCGGGCTCGGCCGGCGGCTTCTGCCCGGTGAACGACGTGGCGGTGGCGATCGCGGCGCTGCGGGCGGAGGGGTTCGGGGGCCGGGTGGTGGTCCTCGACCTGGACGCCCACCCTCCGGACGGCCTCGCCGGCTGCCTCCAGCACGACCCCTCCGCCTGGATCGGCTCCATCTCCGGCTCGGACTGGGGGCCCTTGCCCTCGGTGGACGAGACGGTGCTGCGCGAGGGCGCCTCCGACGCGCTCTACCTCTCCGCGCTCTCCGCGCTGCTCGGGCGCATGCCGCGCCCGGCGCTCGCCTTCGTGCTGGCCGGCGGCGACGTCCTCGCGGGCGACCGCTTCGGCCGCCTCGCGCTCACGCTCGGCGGCGCGCGCCGCCGCGACGCCGCGGTGGCGCGGGCGCTGGCCTCGGCGCCGTCGGTGTGGCTGCCGGCGGGGGGCTACAGCCGCGACGCCTGGCGGGTGCTGGCCGGGACCGGGATGGTGCTGGCGGCGCGCTCGGAGGCGCCCATCCCGCCCGCCTACGACCCGCTCAGCCGACGCTTCAGCGGCATCTTCGGCCAGCTCTCGCTGCAGGAGCTGGGCGAGGTGGACTTCAGCACGGCCGACCTGGAAGAGGCGCTCGGGCTGGAGCGCCGGCGAGGCCAGCGGCTGTTCCTCGGGTATTACACCGCGGCCGGGCTGGAGCAGGTGCTGCACCGCTACGGGTTCCTCGAGCACCTGCGGCGGCTCGGCTACGGCAGCTTCCGGGTGGCGCTCGACAGCGACGGCACCGGGGAGCGGCTGCGCGTCCACGGCGAGGCGGACGGGCGCGAGCACCTCCTCATCGAGCTCGTGCTCGAGCGGAAGAAGGTGCTCGGCGCCGAGGTGCTGTACGTCCACTGGCTGTCCCTGCGCCACCCGCGGGCGCACTTCAGCGCGGTCCACCCGCGGCTCCCCGGGCAGGACGTGCCGGGGCTGGGGCTGGCGCGCGAGGTGGGCGAGCTGCTCGCCGCCATCGCCCGGCGGCTCGAGCTCGCCGGGGTGGTCTTCCGCCCCGCGCACTTCCACACCGCCTTCTCCGCCCGCCACCACTTCGTCTTCGTGGACCCGGGTCGTCAGGGGCGGTTCGAGGCGCTCGTGCGCGACCTGTCGCACCTCGAGCTGGCGGCCGCCTCCGAGGCGGTCGCCCAGGGCCGCGTCCTGCTCGACGGGCAGCCCTACGCCTGGGAGGCGGACGAGATGGCCTACTGGCCCAAGCGGCCCGTGGACGACGGGCGCGCGGAGGCGGTGGCGCGGGAGCGCGAGCGCAGGCGGTTCACGGTGCGGAGCGCGTAG
- a CDS encoding inositol monophosphatase family protein, whose product MSEAKELEGVCAEAARRGGAVLREAFGRRRTISYKGGIDLVTDADHASEAVLLEFLAARCPGAAVLAEESGASGPTGGRLRFIVDPLDGTTNYAHGLPHFAVNVGVEDERGLLAGATYDPLRDELFLAARGEGARLGGEPIATSGSAQLDRALLCTGFPYDIHQRPEVPLHLFAAYLKRARAIRRMGSAALDLAYVACGRFDGFWEMKLKPWDLAPGILLVREAGGVVTDFGGGDAMLASGEICAANRPLHPELLAVLAEARAAPEQP is encoded by the coding sequence ATGTCGGAGGCGAAGGAGCTCGAGGGGGTCTGCGCGGAGGCGGCGCGGCGGGGTGGGGCGGTGCTGCGCGAGGCGTTCGGCCGCCGCCGGACCATCTCCTACAAGGGAGGCATCGACCTCGTCACCGACGCCGACCACGCCAGCGAGGCGGTGCTGCTGGAGTTCCTGGCCGCGCGCTGCCCGGGGGCGGCGGTGCTGGCCGAGGAGTCGGGCGCCTCGGGCCCGACCGGCGGGCGGCTGCGCTTCATCGTCGACCCGCTCGACGGCACCACCAACTACGCGCACGGGCTGCCGCACTTCGCGGTCAACGTGGGGGTGGAGGACGAGCGCGGGCTCCTCGCCGGCGCCACCTACGACCCCCTGCGCGATGAGCTGTTCCTGGCGGCGCGCGGCGAGGGCGCCCGGCTCGGCGGCGAGCCGATCGCCACCTCGGGGAGCGCCCAGCTCGACCGGGCGCTGCTCTGCACGGGCTTCCCCTACGACATCCACCAGCGCCCGGAGGTGCCGCTGCACCTGTTCGCCGCCTACCTCAAGCGGGCGCGCGCCATCCGGCGCATGGGGAGCGCCGCCCTCGACCTCGCCTACGTCGCCTGCGGCCGCTTCGACGGGTTCTGGGAGATGAAGCTCAAGCCCTGGGACCTCGCCCCCGGCATCCTCCTCGTGCGCGAGGCGGGCGGGGTGGTGACCGACTTCGGCGGCGGGGACGCGATGCTCGCCTCGGGCGAGATCTGCGCCGCCAACCGCCCTCTCCACCCCGAGCTCCTGGCGGTGCTCGCCGAGGCGCGCGCGGCGCCGGAGCAGCCCTGA
- a CDS encoding M23 family metallopeptidase: MILALALAGLATLSAAAEPAPALELLPARARPGDAFLVHVRGELAAPPAGAVAGRDLAFFPGRHGQVAVAGLPVETPAGPLEVTVWAEAERGGERQALPLRAALDVAAPEFPSRALAVQREFVEPPPPELQRRIDADRAAFARAFAQPEEPPLFAGAFAWPRRARVTAGYGEQRTLNGVKPSQHYGLDLAGPAGAPVGAANDGRVVLVRDCWASGKTVILWHGAGLYTTYFHLARAAVAEGQRVRRGQKLGEVGATGRVSGPHLHWGVRVGDLYVDPRSVLRLRWPW, from the coding sequence ATGATCCTCGCGCTCGCGCTCGCCGGCCTCGCCACCCTCTCCGCCGCGGCGGAGCCCGCCCCCGCGCTGGAGCTCCTGCCGGCGCGGGCCCGGCCGGGCGACGCGTTCCTGGTCCACGTCCGCGGCGAGCTCGCCGCCCCGCCGGCCGGCGCGGTGGCCGGCCGCGACCTGGCCTTCTTCCCCGGGCGGCACGGCCAGGTGGCGGTGGCGGGGCTGCCCGTCGAGACGCCGGCGGGCCCGCTCGAGGTCACGGTGTGGGCGGAGGCGGAGCGCGGGGGGGAGCGCCAGGCGCTGCCCTTGCGCGCCGCGCTCGACGTCGCCGCGCCGGAGTTCCCGAGCCGCGCCCTGGCCGTGCAGCGGGAGTTCGTCGAGCCACCGCCGCCCGAGCTGCAGCGCCGGATCGACGCCGACCGGGCCGCCTTCGCGCGCGCCTTCGCCCAGCCCGAGGAGCCGCCGCTCTTCGCCGGCGCGTTCGCCTGGCCGAGGCGGGCGCGCGTCACCGCCGGCTACGGGGAGCAGCGCACCCTGAACGGGGTGAAGCCGTCCCAGCACTACGGCCTCGACCTCGCCGGACCGGCGGGCGCCCCGGTGGGCGCCGCCAACGACGGACGCGTCGTGCTGGTGCGCGACTGCTGGGCCTCGGGCAAGACGGTCATCCTCTGGCACGGCGCCGGCCTCTACACGACCTACTTCCACCTCGCCCGCGCCGCCGTGGCGGAGGGGCAGCGGGTGCGGCGCGGCCAGAAGCTGGGCGAGGTGGGAGCGACCGGCCGGGTGAGCGGCCCGCACCTGCACTGGGGGGTGCGGGTGGGCGACCTCTACGTCGACCCGCGCTCGGTCCTGCGCCTGCGCTGGCCGTGGTAG
- a CDS encoding DUF938 domain-containing protein — MPAAAPVMILRHARLASQLAPPLAEALARVLPPRARVLELGCGTGELAVEVSRRLPGVTWRPSDPDAASRASAAGWAARAGAARVLPPLALDLFAPAWRLQPCDAVVAVNVLHAAGEGAAEALLAGAAAALPPGGWLVAVGLSRAPLDAPLAGLRAGAYGHGFALRHDALLAAGCRLLLLQRE; from the coding sequence ATGCCGGCCGCGGCTCCGGTCATGATCCTGCGCCACGCCAGGCTCGCCTCGCAGCTCGCGCCGCCGCTCGCGGAGGCGCTCGCGCGCGTCCTCCCGCCCCGCGCGCGGGTCCTGGAGCTGGGCTGCGGGACGGGCGAGCTGGCGGTCGAGGTCAGCCGCCGGCTCCCGGGCGTCACCTGGCGCCCCTCCGACCCCGACGCGGCGAGCCGCGCCAGCGCCGCCGGCTGGGCGGCGCGCGCCGGCGCGGCCCGCGTGCTGCCCCCGCTCGCGCTCGACCTGTTCGCCCCGGCGTGGCGCCTCCAGCCGTGCGACGCGGTGGTGGCGGTGAACGTCCTCCACGCCGCCGGGGAGGGCGCCGCCGAGGCGCTCCTGGCGGGCGCGGCGGCCGCGCTGCCGCCGGGCGGGTGGCTGGTGGCGGTGGGCCTCTCGCGCGCGCCCCTCGACGCGCCGCTCGCGGGCCTGAGAGCCGGGGCCTACGGGCACGGCTTCGCGCTCCGGCACGACGCCCTGCTCGCCGCCGGGTGCCGGCTGCTCCTGCTGCAGCGCGAGTGA
- a CDS encoding ATP-binding protein, whose translation MGLASLRFRLLVLVMVAVLPSIGLLLAAAREGERRAEVALRGDAERLAQLVSEDQKRSVESAEGLLTGVSRMAALAHPIDPVRCQRTLADIRAQIPGFNNLSLVDEGGNVMCAATPFSSPISIAHRAHFRNAIGSGAFAAGEYLLAQINSRPSYYFAAPVFGPDRRLQGVVTAGLDLGAMQRRLEGHALPAEAVAVVTDATGRVLARQPAPVRAGERFESPLLAAMLRGASGLTRQRDGDGVERLYAHRPVRGPGDRPVMFVAVGLPTELARAQVRGIFLHTMAGFGGVALLAIAVALAMGERLLAAPLDRIIGAARRLSGGDLSARTGLSRRRGEIGELAATFDEMASSLEADAAARRRLEEQFRHAQKMEALGQLAGGVAHDFNNLLTAILSFGRFVRADLGEGHPSRPDVEEILASAERAATLTRQLLAFSRRQVLEPRVLDLGESVRGVEKMLRRLIGEDVQLETRIAPGTGPVLADPGHVEQVILNLALNARDAMPGGGRLILEVAEVPAGAPERGGDPELPPGPLVRLTLTDTGVGMDEATLPRIFEPFFTTKPAGKGTGLGLSTVYGIVVQSGGAIRVRSAPGQGSTFTVYLPRAPEHAAAAAAPAGTARRGRGGTETVLLVEDDASVRALARRALAQAGYQVLEASRPSEARALVRRGAAPLHLLLTDVILPETNGPALARELLELRPGLRVLYTSGYTAGHLAGDDVTASGHAFLPKPFTPELLVERVREVLDGPPPAQRTQLHPLAGPIS comes from the coding sequence TTGGGGCTCGCCAGCCTGCGGTTCCGACTGCTCGTGCTGGTGATGGTGGCGGTGCTGCCGAGCATCGGCCTCCTGCTGGCGGCTGCCCGCGAGGGCGAGCGCCGCGCCGAGGTGGCGCTGCGGGGCGACGCCGAGCGGCTCGCCCAGCTCGTGTCCGAGGACCAGAAGCGGTCGGTCGAGTCGGCGGAGGGGCTCCTGACCGGCGTCTCGCGGATGGCCGCGCTCGCCCACCCCATCGATCCGGTGCGCTGCCAGCGCACCCTGGCCGACATCCGGGCTCAGATCCCGGGCTTCAACAACCTGTCGCTGGTGGACGAGGGCGGGAACGTGATGTGCGCGGCCACGCCGTTCTCGAGCCCCATCAGCATCGCCCACCGGGCGCACTTCCGGAACGCGATCGGGAGCGGCGCCTTCGCGGCCGGCGAGTACCTCCTCGCCCAGATCAACTCCCGCCCGAGCTACTACTTCGCGGCGCCGGTGTTCGGGCCGGACCGGCGCCTGCAGGGCGTCGTCACCGCGGGCCTGGACCTGGGCGCGATGCAGCGGCGGCTGGAGGGGCACGCGCTCCCGGCCGAGGCGGTGGCGGTCGTCACCGACGCGACGGGGCGGGTGCTGGCGCGGCAGCCCGCGCCGGTGCGCGCCGGCGAGCGGTTCGAGAGCCCGCTGCTCGCCGCCATGCTGCGCGGGGCGAGCGGCCTCACCCGGCAGCGCGACGGCGACGGGGTGGAGCGGCTCTACGCGCACCGCCCGGTCCGCGGGCCGGGCGATCGCCCGGTCATGTTCGTCGCGGTGGGGCTCCCCACCGAGCTGGCGCGGGCGCAGGTCCGGGGGATCTTCCTCCACACCATGGCCGGCTTCGGCGGGGTGGCGCTGCTCGCGATCGCGGTGGCGCTGGCGATGGGGGAGCGGCTCCTGGCGGCCCCGCTCGACCGCATCATCGGGGCCGCGCGCCGGCTCTCGGGCGGCGACCTCTCGGCGCGCACCGGCCTCTCGCGGCGCCGGGGCGAGATCGGCGAGCTGGCCGCCACCTTCGACGAGATGGCGAGCTCGCTGGAGGCCGACGCCGCCGCGCGCCGCCGGCTGGAGGAGCAGTTCCGCCACGCGCAGAAGATGGAGGCGCTCGGTCAGCTCGCGGGCGGCGTCGCCCACGACTTCAACAACCTGCTCACCGCCATCCTCTCCTTCGGCCGCTTCGTCCGGGCCGACCTGGGCGAGGGCCACCCGAGCCGGCCGGACGTGGAGGAGATCCTGGCCTCGGCCGAGCGCGCGGCGACCCTCACCCGGCAGCTCCTCGCCTTCTCCCGCCGCCAGGTGCTCGAGCCGCGCGTGCTCGACCTCGGCGAGAGCGTGCGCGGGGTGGAGAAGATGCTGCGCCGGCTCATCGGCGAGGACGTGCAGCTCGAGACCCGCATCGCCCCGGGCACCGGCCCCGTGCTCGCCGACCCCGGGCACGTGGAGCAGGTCATCCTGAACCTCGCGCTCAACGCGCGCGACGCGATGCCCGGCGGCGGCCGGCTCATCCTCGAGGTGGCCGAGGTCCCGGCCGGTGCGCCGGAGCGGGGCGGGGACCCCGAGCTGCCGCCCGGGCCGCTCGTGCGGCTCACCCTGACCGACACCGGCGTGGGGATGGACGAGGCCACGCTCCCCCGCATCTTCGAGCCCTTCTTCACCACCAAGCCGGCGGGCAAGGGCACCGGCCTCGGGCTCTCGACCGTGTACGGCATCGTGGTCCAGAGCGGCGGCGCCATCCGGGTGAGGAGCGCGCCCGGGCAGGGCTCCACCTTCACCGTCTACCTGCCGCGGGCGCCGGAGCACGCCGCCGCGGCCGCCGCGCCCGCGGGCACGGCGCGGCGCGGCCGCGGCGGCACCGAGACGGTGCTGCTCGTCGAGGACGACGCCTCGGTGCGCGCCCTGGCGCGGCGGGCGCTCGCGCAGGCGGGCTACCAGGTGCTGGAGGCCTCGCGGCCCAGCGAGGCGCGCGCCCTCGTGCGCCGCGGCGCCGCGCCCCTCCACCTGCTCCTCACCGACGTCATCCTGCCGGAGACGAACGGCCCGGCGCTGGCGCGCGAGCTGCTCGAGCTGCGGCCCGGCCTGCGCGTGCTCTACACCTCCGGTTACACGGCCGGTCACCTGGCCGGGGACGACGTGACGGCCTCGGGGCACGCCTTCCTCCCGAAGCCGTTCACGCCGGAGCTGCTCGTCGAGCGCGTGCGCGAGGTGCTGGACGGGCCGCCGCCCGCGCAGCGCACGCAGCTGCACCCGCTCGCGGGCCCCATCAGCTGA